From the genome of Trichosurus vulpecula isolate mTriVul1 chromosome X, mTriVul1.pri, whole genome shotgun sequence:
GCGTGCAGAGCATGTGCCGCAGCAGTGTACAGGGAATTGCCAACTAGGACCTCTGCTCTTGTTTGTAGAAAGGGATCCTCCTGGGTTTTGCTTAAAATTCACATCTTAGCCCAACAACCACAATCACAAAAGGCAGCTCCTGCCTTGGCACGCATGAACATTGCTGTGCCTACAAGGACCTCAGCCAGGGGAGAGACTGCTCGCCATCCTACAGACTGCTAATATTCCATCTAAGCCTCCTGGCACCAAGCCTCAAACAAAGGTCAATCTCAGGCTTgtggctccccaccccccaaggaAAAGCAAAGCCAAAATGTCACCCTTTGGGGCTCACTGCCAGACAGCTCTCCTCCTCTCATGCCCCACCCTGAACACCACAAGCACAAGAAACCTGCAGTTACCGTGGGTACCTTGAACTCGCTCAATTGGTGCAGGCCCAGCGGGTCCCACGGGCGAGTGCTGTAGGGTCCCTGGGTGAGCAGCaaattaaagagaaggaaaaagagcaaaaacaTGAATGGCTTGCACAttgccctctcccccccccccccccacatacctATATCTGATGCTTTGTACACATGCTCACTAAAGCTCAAAACCATTCCTAGGTCAGTAGTTTGCCCTGGGCTGCTAAATCTCCTTGGCCTATGTCAGTTTCTTTGTGTGCCTGAACCATAGTTCGACTTTGGGAAGATGGACTCCCAGAAGTTGTGTGTGACCAGggtatcaaaaagaaaagaatcaagcCTGCTGCCCAAATTTGCCTAGGGAAGCATTTCTAGCCTCCTTTGATCATTACTTCTACTACCATCTATTTTCTTCCTAAAAACACTGCAGTGTTATTTGAGCTAGAAAACGGATAGTCGTTATCCAATAATATGGCTGCATGCTCATAAGCAAAACATGGCAGGTAAAGAAGACAGAACTTTGGAAAGCAGGATTGATTGAGGAAAGGCACCAAAACACGTGGGGTAGCGCAAACAAAGCTACGTCTAAAACACAAAAACAGCCAACACCAAAGTAAGTATCAGATGGAGTGACATCAAGTGACTGAGTGTTAGAAGAAGAGACAAGCCCTTTGGAAATGATGAGGAGCAAAGCCCAAGGAGGAGGGACTTCTGCACACATGCACCCAAAGACCAATGGTACAGCCGCAAAGGCCTAAGAACCAGGCGGCAGAAGGCAGGGAGATGCCAAACTTTCAGgacatctctctgtctcctctcaccattgcatgcacacatgcacaagGAGCAAGAATCCTAGGACAGACAAGACTTGGCAAGGCAAGAGGGAGCCCGACTCCTACACCCTCTACAGGCATGCAAGAAGTGCTCCCAAGGAACCCCAAGAGCATTGGGTTCAGAACCCCATTCCTCTACTCTCCCTATAGAGCAATTTTCAGACACTAAGGTGGCGCTACCTAGGGGCAAAAGCCCCATGCCTATCTCTCCTGGGGCTAGCTAGATAGGTGGCACACTGCATCCCTACCCGCCTACACTCTAAAGAACACAGACCCTGAGGGGGAGGGCAAGCGCTGGTCTGGGACCTTGTTTGATCGCTGTCAGTCATCTGTGGAGTGGATCATTGGTTCTGTCATTTCGGGAACCTTCCCCAGTGCACCAGCTTGAaatgagaaggaggggagaatagTCTGTCTTAAGGCCTTGCTTTGCCTGAAGGTCTTCTTTGTTGGCCACTTTTACTCTGCAGCCCTTGATGGGAGGTTTGATCCCTCAGAGACTCAGAGAATGCTAGAGACATCTGAGGGCTATTTGGGGGAGATAGCAATTGAAGCTACCGTATCACTGTACTTCCTGGCTCTCATTGCAAATgaacattttctttgtttttaggaTCTGGCCACATGGAGACAGAAGGCAGAAAGTTGCTGTTGCTATCGTGACCGAAAGTCTGCACACAATGAcaatgctgctgctgcagccCCCATCATGGACCCAAGCCATGTAGACTTCACTGGCCAACAGCCCTGACCAGGCTTTTAGGGCAGCGTCATTCTAGGCACCCTGGCTCCATGCTGTGTGCCCGTTCCTCCCTTTGCTCACTCAACAGCACTAGTAatacagggagagaaagagtacAGGCCGGAATGACTACAAACCCATCAGAAAAACGTGCAATACGATATCGCTTGGCTTCATCACTGACGCTTATGCAACTGGGCTTTACTTTACTAGGTGAAGACTCTGGAGGATTCAAAAGCTGCAAGGAATCTGTGTTAGTCAGACAATACAATCTCCTTACCTTGCCCCCGGTCTAGGGATACTGGCCCACCACCTGGCATTCCAACCTTGGACTGCATCCCACCTAGAAGACAAAACCCCAGAGAATCACAACTGAGGACAACAAAGAAGCCCACAAATCGTTCCCTCCTTCCAGAAATCAGAATCCCAACAAAAGTAAGTTCACAATCCCCattcctgcccccttcccctcaaaaaagCACTTATCATTTAGCAGACCACCATCTAGTCCCTGCAAAGACTCAGGAAACACCTCAATTGAGAAGCGCCACCTCTTCACAAGGGGCTTCTGCCCAGTGCCACGTGCCTGCTGCTCCATGGCTAGACAAAGGAAGAACTGGGCCTCAGGCTTGTGGCTGGGAAGGTGAACTGTGGCCAAGGTCTTTTCAAGTCTTGGCCGTGTCATGAAAGGCAATTTTTTTCCCTACTACGTTCAAAGCTGATTCACTTGGActatttcaccccatctttttcaGAAAGAGAATCAAGCAATGTCCATTTATCTGGTTACCCCAAAAAGGGCCACAAAGAGCTGGACGAGACTAaaagcaactgaacaataacattcaTAATGGCGCATATCTCCATAGTACCCTAAGGCTCGCCAAGTACTTTTTAGAGATTCTTTCATTGGATCACATAAATGCAATGAATGAACGGAATGAATAAATCACCACAGGACTAGGAATAAAGATCCTGAAAGCGGGAGAATGGGAAGCACAGCTCACCTCCAGGAGCCAAGGGGCCAGGCCCAGGTCCTGCAGTGGGCAGTGCTCCTGGTGCAGGAACACCACCTGGCAGAGGTGGTTGCATCAGAGGAGGAGCTCCATTCACATGCATTCCACCCTGAACAAGAGAAGAAATCAGAGCCTGTCCCATGTCCCTGTGGGGATTTAATAAATACACTAGTTGATGAAGACAACCCTAAATTCCCTTCAAACTACTCACTCTAACCATCCCACCCCTCATCCCTGTCCAGATGGTATGCCCTCCCACAGGGCACAGAAACAGAAAAGCCACAGAGCTCCTCAGGGGAAGGGGATTTGCACTGTAGAACAGGATGTCCCAAACTCAGTACGGCTGGGACTGGACACCCCCTAGATATTGGGGTACATTTGTTCTTTTAGATCAATCATAGGGAGTTGTGGTATCCTCAAATTGTTCTACTCAATGCCCACCAGGGAAATAAAGGCAGGCTGCTGGGGCTCTCTTTAGAGAAGCCCCTAAGTGGTGACACCTTTAAGAAGGCAAAGCTTCTCACTCCTGTCTATCGAGATAATCTGGGGTGGATTTGGTGGAGTTTAGGCCACTTCTCACACTGTGACTTGCATATGCAAGTTCTTCATACAGAggggaaaggaatgagcatttacaaaatgcctactatgtgccaggagctatgctaagtactttaaaaacatgatctcatttgaaggCCCTCACTACTGCTATACATAAGGCTAGAGAAGATAAGAGCAGCAAGTGAAAAGAGAGGGCCTGCCCTTTTCTGAGGCCTCCAATTTCATTTCCACTACTTTTAACACCCCAAACTTGAAGGGTTCTACGTTGCTCCCCTCCTCACAACTGTGAGGTCATCATAGAAGATGTCATGCCACAACCTGAGAAGTTCTCACTTGGGCAGCTTTTTTGTctaacttccttctctcttccacccCAGCCTTCCATTGCACCCTCAGCAAGACACCAATATCAACCTATGACAGACAGAAGTGCTCCCATGTGAACTCCTACCAAGGGCTGCGGTTGAGAGGCTGGAGTACTCGGCTGGTTCATTGGCGCACTAGGTCCTTGGCTGGGCTGCGGGTTACCTTGAATCAGAGATGGGATATTTGCTTGCCGATGCAAAATCTTCTACAAGAAAAAGATAAACACATGTGCTGGAATTGGCCATGCCTGTGACAGGATAATCCACCACGTCCTACCTCCCACTACGAAGGAGAAGGCCATTTCCATAAGCAACCAGAAGGACTTACCAGTGCAATCTCTGGATCCACAATGCGCATCACTACTTGGGCCTGTAGCAAAGCATAGGCTAGCTGGGGGTTCTGGAGCAGCATGTTCCGTGCTTCTTGGGGACTATTCTGGACACAAAGCTGGGCAAAGAAACACAGCTGATCAGGTCCCGTGGTTCCTCTGAGTGAAACAATGTAGTAAGAGCCCTGACCCACAAATCTGAGGGGCTCACGAAACCTTGGGGAGCCTTCCACGCTACCATCAGCAAGCATCCCACTCAACTGGGGCCCTCTCCCTTCTAACAGCAGGATCAGATTTCCTATGGACTCCCCACAGCTCAAGAGAACACCAATGACGAACAAAATGATACTAAACTCTGAAGGAACCAGGCCTCACTGCCCGCCGGGGGAAGCAGCTTCTAGTAACATTTGGGACTGCTCTTTCCATGCAACAGTTTCCATCTGTTTTCAATTTCCTACCTTCATCTGCTTCATCAGCTCAAACATCTGTTCTGGTGGCAGACTGGCAACTGCTCTGCTAATGGATTCTGGGGCATCTTCAGGGCTGATGGGGTCTCCATAGGGAGATTCAATGATAGGGGCACCAGTGCCAAGGCCTAATCAGGATGAGTACAataaaatccaaaacaaaactccaaatcAAATGATTTCAAAATTAACATTAGCATCTTTAAATTGTTTCAgacttaaaaattttataaaacttgTGTAGGCCACATCTGGATACCATGTCCAGATGACATATGAAGGCAATAGCTTTCCTGGCCTGGAGCATTTAGGGCCTGGGCACTCCCTCCCCTTTATCTGATACAGCCCAGACTACAGGAAGCAAATGTTTATCATCAAAGCTTTAGAATTTTTATGACGAGATTTTTAAAGCTGTTGAAATCCTCTATTATGTTGACAGGATTCCAGTAGCAATTGGCATGGCATGACATCAGTGAACACATCCAACAGTGAAGCAAAATTAGCAGCAATTCCAGAAGCACTGGGAATGGTATTTCAAGTGCCATTATTTATTACCAGGTAGATCCCCCGTTAGCAGTACAATGACCCTCCTGCAAAGAATTACAAAGGAGAATGATAATCCTTCAAGAGAAACCAAAAAGGCCAAAGCTCCAGGCAAACAGAAATACTTAATGGAACTCCCAGGGATGGACTCTAAACGCGACCAAGAAGTCATTCAATCTACTCATTGGAAACGTACTCTCTTTAGGGGTTAAATGAAGACATGCATTCTGTATTAAACAAAAAGCCATTTCCGTTCCAGGCTTGTAGTTCTCAATGTAGGTTGAGAGAAAAGGTTTTGCTGTTAAGAGAtggttatctttttttaaactacatttttttctttcttttcccaattgtCAAGTATTTATGttaccctcctctccccttcattggaaaaagaaaaaagaaaagcaaaacctccGTAACAAATAAGCACAGTGAAGCAAAAGTAACACCCACACTGGCCACATCCCAGAGCATGTGCTGCGAGTGAGGAGGTGGGGAGCATTCAAATAGTAGTCACATTAGGGGCtgagaaaatcacaaatgaacattatctgaTGTTATACTgtacttttattttgttaaacgtcTGCTAATGACATTTGAATTTAGTTTCCCCCATAagtctgacacctctgctctagcaGATTCATTGGTTATTGCACTGACCAGAGTTCCCAAATCTTAAAAACTGTTCATTTTGACAATGTATAaatggttctcctggttcagctcactttTAGTTCACAGAAGTCTTCCTAGGTTGCTCTGAAACTTTCTTCAGACACGTAACATATATAATTCGCTTAGCTGTTCCCAAGTGATGAGTGCTCCCCGCCAAGCCTCCATCCCTCATTCATagttgtcactacaaaaagagctgctataaatacgtGTGCACATGggcccctttcctttcttttatttctttggggcaTAGGCCCAATAGTGGCATCACTGGATCAAACAAATGCAGTTTATAACTTCTGGGCCATACTTCCAAGTTGccttccagaatgactggactagttcacaactctaaaACCAGTGTATCAATAGGCCTGTTTTGCTGTAGCCccttcaatatttgtcattttccctttctgtcaatTTTGTCAACCTGATGCATGTGaaatggaatttcagaattcttgaatttgaatttctctaaattGTTAGtggtttggacttttttttttcatatggctacaaataacttggatttcttccctggagaattgcctgttcacatcttttgaACATCTGTCGCCTGGAGAATAGTGGATTCTTATAAATCTGAGTAAGTTCTTCATATATATTTGGaagtgaagcctttatcagagaaacttgttgccaAGATTTTCTTGGttgcttcccttttaatcttagctgcactggatttgtttttaaaaccttttttaattttgcataatcaaaattgtctttgttttctataagactttctctcttctttggtcaGAAAGTCTTTTCCTGTTCACAGAtttgaaaagtaatttcttccttgttctgttGATGTATTTATGATATGATCTTTGATATCTAGGTTCATATATCCATTTGGCATATGGTGCGAGGTTTAGTCTATTTCTAATTTCTACTAGACAGCagtccagttttcctagcaatatTTGTCAGGTAGTGAGCCATTGCCTCAGTAGCTGAGAGCTTTGGGTTTACGGAATGCTAGGCTACTGTGTTCATCTGCTATGCTGTATacctagtctgttccactgaccTCTCATTATTTAACTAGTACTAATTTTTATGATCACTTTTTTGAggaatagtttgagatctggtactggtaggaccccttctttcccctttttattcaTTACTTTCTTTGAgactcttgactttttgttcttctacatgaattttttttaaacttttttgcaGCTtgataaagtaattctttggcaGATTGAGTGGCTTaagtgttgtcatttttatctgACTGGCTTGGCCTGctcatgagaaattaatatttctccaattatttagatattttcCTGATCAAGTACTTCATGGCTGgatttatatagttcttgtgtGTATTTTGATAGGGAGGCTGCCAAGTATTTTTACATAGTCCATAGTCATTTTAGTAGACTTTATCTCTTCTGGCTAGGCTTTATTGATAATATCCAGGAATGTTAATGACTTAGGCATTTATTtgatatcctgcaattttgcttaATTCATTGCTTCGAtgaatttttagttgactctctagggttagTCAACTGGAAAAAGTcataactgttttctttttgccttatcccctcaatttatttttcttgtctcatCACCATGGCTAGTATTGCTAgtgctttaattttttccccctgagattATGTACTGATTAAAAATTGGGTGAGATTGAAGTTTGTGAACTCCTAAGTGACAGCAACTTTTGCTGATAGATTTTGTAAAGTAATAAATGCAAGTTGTTGATGGGAAGTATAAAAACAAatgcctttgcatttttttccctacCATCTGTTGATCTTGGTAAGGTTAGCTAGCCAAACTGCGTAAATCAGTAAAAAGCTAAAACCTCACACTAGAATGCAGGCCTTCCCAGCTTTTTACCAGGGCTGAGGTCATAGAGCTCTAGAGGATGGTCATCCCTGAGTGGATGCCATGGAAATGCCACAACATTCTAAATGTCCAACAATCTCCAAAGTGGGTACTAAGCAGTAACGACACGTTAGCATCACCAGCCTTTATATGGACCACCCCCTTAGTTCAAGTATGAGCCTCCTAGTAACGGCAGATCTCAAGGTAAACTAATCTCTAGGTTGTCCTTTGTTGAAATGTCCTTAATATATGGTATTTTAATCATCTGTGTTAGCAAAACCAGTGCTTTATCTTGGTGAATACTTTAGGACTGAATATTTTACCATATTCCAGAAATGGGAATCCTTTGTATCCCCCCCAAGCCCACTGCCCCATGATGCCCACAACGTGGCTTCTGTGACTGGACTCACTCTTTAGTTCCTCTTTGTTCTTCTCACTAGCAGCGTTGTCTACTCGAAGTGCTCTCCCACTGAACTCACGGCCATTCAGGTTCCGCATAGCACTGAGGGCTGTTTCTTGGTCCTGATACTCACAGAAGCCATAACCCTTTGGTTTTCCTGTCTCCCGATCATATACCAACCTGAATGGAGCACAACTGTTACATATGGAACACAGGTCTCTTGTTCCCACCTCTCCATTAGGATGAAACTTTCTGATTCTAGCCCCCGAAGTCTTCTCCACTAAAATCTTATCAAGGGATCAGGAAGAATTAACTTTTTGCTTAGAATCCAGTTGAAGAATTACTAGTAAAAATATATTCCTAAGAAGAAATTTAGAAAAGCATCAGGAAAGAAGGGTCTCTTACCTGAAACTGACAACTGGTCCAACTTCTGAGAAGATATCCTTTAGCTGTTCTTCTGTAGCTTCATATGGAATGTTGCCCACTAagaaggaaaaagtgggaaatatGAAATTCCAGGGAAAAATTAACTGACTAGACCCCAGAGATCTCCATATTCCATGGCATTTCTAGCCATCAGGGAGAAAACACCTGTTCCTAGATCCGTGCAGTTCCATGTCTTCCTACCAACTCAGTGCAAACGCTCCAATACAGTTAGACAGTAGGGGGAGCAACGATTTCTTGCCTAGGACTACTTTTATAACAAGTAGGCCCTTGATTTCAAGCATCAGAGCCATTCGACAGGTTCCCCTCCATttattcctccccccacccagaacCTAAGCTTCACCTGATGCTGGAGAATgactcttcccccccccaccccagaacccAAAGTGCCCGTGAAAATGCAGGAATCGGATTCTCAGGCGGTCTTAAATAGGTGGAAAGGCCCTTCGAGGGGTGCATCTATCCCACCTCAGTCTCCACCCCGCATGGGCTACGAGTTTCCCAACGGGGTGGGGCGCGATTTGGGGGGGCcgacccttcccttcccccccccccaccttggtgGGGATGAGGACGTAGGCTACATTCACGGGCTGCCTGGCCACTACCACAAACGGAACAGCAAAGCTTGCCGGcgccggccccggccccggccccagccccggccccggccccctGCTCCAAGTTGTTCCTCTGGTTCAGGAGGTGTCCTTCCGGGTTGATTCCGGAGGCCCTGGCCCTGGCTTTTCTGCGTGCCCACCAGGGGCGAGACGACCTTTTGCGGCGGCGCAAGTTTCTCCTGGTGCTTTGCTGGGCGCTACTCATGCCCGGCTCGGAGGGACCGTCCCAGCATTCCGCGGCTCGCGCGCTCGGCCGCCAGCCCAGGGTTTCGTTCATTCGTCCAGCGGCCGGGCTCCCACAGGGGCCTACCCTCTTCCCTGACCCGAGAGACATCCACGCCCGATGGGCTGGGAGCGGGGCCGGAGCAGCCGCGACGAAAGGGGAGGGAAGTGCGAGGCGGCCAGAGAGGCACGAGCCAGACGAGCAGCAATGGCCGGCTGCCGGGAGCACGCGCATTGATTCAAACGCACGCAGCACGCAGCTCGCAGCACCGGCGGCCCCGGTTCCAGGCGCCTGcggccccccccccgccccccaggcAGCACGCACCCCGTCCGCAAGCTCCCAGGGCCGAGCGCGCGACGCCCACCGTCCCCGgcgctccccctccccctcccccacccccagtctcctCTCGGCGGAGCGCCCTCCggcccttccttcctgcctcccagaGCGGCCCGGCCCCGGTTTCCCCCTTCGGCGCAGCTTGGCCCAGCGGCCCTGCGGCACTCGCGGCGAGGGCCGCTCACCGAACACGGAGCGCAGGGATCGATCTACCGCAGGGTCCCGGACTGCCAGACCCGCCATCGTCCTCCGTGCCCGTTTCCGGTGCGACCACAAGTGCCTCTTGCGCCTACCCACACTTCCGCAGTGCGCGAGGGGCGGCCCTCTTCATAGGGGCGGCCCCAGGCCTGTGGAAGGCGTTCccgtggcggcggcggcggccgctaGCCCTCCCTCCTCCTCGCGGTAGTCGGGGCGGGACGCGGGACAGACCCCATGGCGTCTTCAGTCGGCCCAAGCACCCACAACAAAGAGGCCACCCCGGTTTCCAGGAAACCTGCCCTGTGCTCGGCGTTAGAACCCCGGCTCGCTCCGCGTTCTCTCTCGGCCCCGCCTTCCTGGAGCACCTCCTCCATTCAcgccccctccctctcttcgTCGAGCTCtctggggcgggggcgggggggcggtacggagggagggaggggcctcGCTAAAGATGGCGTCGGGGCGCCACCCCGAAGCCTTCCGTCGGCCTCCGGGGCCGCTTCGCTTTGGTTCCTGCCGGGAGCGGGAAATGCGTGGCCCCGCCCCCTTCCCGGCGCCCGCCCTTGCCCCTAGCCGAGTGCTTGGAGCGGAATGCTGCAGCCGGGACGAGCGCCGCCGGGCCCCGAGGCCCCAAGGCTCCCGGAGCTGGAGCGCCCGAGGGTACGCTTAGGAGGGTGCACCGAGTccgagggggcaggggaggggcttATCCGGGAGCGaagcggggtggggtgggggcgcgAGCTCCACGTGCTCGGCGTGGCAGCCCCTCGGGGCCGGGCTGATCGGGGGAGCTGACGAGAGCGCTTCTCGGGGGGCCCGGCCAGAAGGGGGCTCAGCCGGGCACGGGCACAGCTGGCGGAGTAGAGCGGCGGCCCGGGCGGGAGGGGGCGGCCTGGGCCCGGCGCTCGCCCGgttccctccccccccttccaGCCTGGCACCCGGGCGATCGCCTTTGTCCCCATGCCAGCCGTGGCCCGAGGAGGCGTTTGACGGAGGGCTGCCTGGCGGGCCGGCGAACGAACGCACGAACGCATGCCCCGGCTGCCCGAGGCTTCTCTCGACTTGGCTGCCTCTGAAGCAATCTGGGAAGCAGCCGCAACCCAGGAGCTAGCCGGGCCTCCGGATAGCCAGGCGCAGGGAGGCTTCGGGCCGAGAAGCAGGTGCGCTTGcggtcaacaagcacttattcaGCGCTTCCTGtatgccagccattgtgctaaacactgaggatccAGAGAGAGGCCAAATCCCAGTTTCTGACCCCAGGGAGCTCCCAGcccaatgggggagacagcatgcaaacaactgaTACATACAAGACATATGCAAGGTAAATGGGAGGTGACTCCTGGAGGGGggagcagaagtgaggagggagagccacTCCACCCACAAGGCCCAGAAAAAGCTGTTGTAGCAGCTCGTGTGACAAACAGCAAGGAAGGAGCTGGATTCAGGAGGGCAGGAGGGGgaagtaaagtataaaaagaccGGAAAGCCAGGAAGGGTcaaggttataaagggctttaaaagccaaacaggattttctgTTCGATcctggaaataatagggagccactgcagctTATGAGGTAGGGTAGCCTGGTCAGACCAGTGCTTTAGGCAGATCACTTTGCCAAGTAGAGGACTCGTTCTGGAGGGGAGacacttgagtcaggaagaacgAATAGGCATTGCAGGAGTCCAGGGGAGAGATATGGCTGGAACATGGGTGATGAGCAAGGAGGAGGAGTCACACATGAAGGGTTGAGGAGGCCAGAAGCATCAGATTTGACACCAGATTGGGTACATGTGGCCTGTGagaatgaggagctgaggatgccACTTGTGGCACTTGGTGCTGCTTTCAAAAGAACAGGAAAGTAGAGGAAAGGGGAGGCTTTGGAGAAAAGGTGAGTTGTCCTTTGGATGTGCTGAATTTGGGATCTGCACAGGACATCCAATTCAGGATGTCCAAAACGCAGTCAGAGATGCAAGAGCTGAGcgtgggagagagagagtgtgaatATCTAGGTCTGGGCATTATCATCGTGATCATAACTGAACTAGTGGGGGCTGAGAAGATCCCCAAATGACTTCagctacctcctcctcctcctcctgtttaaACAGGACTTCTGTAAGTCATGATCTAGCTGTGGCCCAGTGGATCCTCTACTCCCCAATGCAGACCATTTCCCTGGTTGGGCAGTTTGTCCTCCCCATCAGACTTAAAGTAGCTTCTTTGGGCTTCTTTTAGCTCTGGCCCCCTTACAGACTTTAGTTGGAAAAGGCCAAGGTGTCGGGTGCCCACATTCCTGCCGccgccccctgcccccaccccagctccagTTGTCCTCATCTATATCTGGCTGCTGGCCCcatatggctccagaggagagagtgagagccCTCCACCACTTAGGTCCAGCTCACTTATGCTCACCTTCTGgatgttgtggtcctctttaagaacaaaggaccaagggggcagcaaggtggcgcagtgagtagagcaccgaccctggagtcaggaggacctgagttcaaatccgacctcagacacttgacactcttactagctgtgtgaccttgggcaagtcacttaacgccaattgccctgccttcccccctccaaaaaacaaaggaCCAAATAGGAACTTTGGCCCCAGGGCCAAAGAAGGCACCCCTTTTCCAGGTGTCACCTAGAATCTTTTCTCTTCGGagctgaacttccttctgctgaCCATTAGAGAGGACAGTCCATCCTCTTTATGTGACATTTGAGTCCCCGTTGACCAAAAGCTGGATGAATGCCATGTGGCCACAGAGCCACTCTTGAGCACTTAAATACTTTGGGGTCTTTGGAGAGCCACAGGTTGCAGGTAAGAAGAGTAGGCTCGCTATCACTGGTCTGAAAGGAAATTGTTATGTTCCGGGTAATTAGGGGTGTTTGCGGCTTAGAACTTTAATCTACGAGGGCCCTGTTGTGACAGGTGACCATACTCTCCCATAGTCACTCAGGGTCTGTATCAGGGGTAGAAGGTTATCCTTGATGGACCAGGAATCAGACCCAGtgtggcatttctttttttaatcattctgaACTTTAAAACCACCAAATAAAAGATTGTACATGGAACTGTGAATTTCCATTACACACGGCTTTCCCTCCTTTTAAAGTGTACAATCAGTTCAtcctgtagctttcaaagctgtcctgctcaTTTGTTTTTCTGGCATTCCTTCTGTTCTGTGTATTTTTGAAATACCTTAatgacattttcttcctttccttttttttttcacaacccCTATTGCTAGCCCCTCTGTCTttccaaattggaaaaaaaagaaaaagaaaaagaaaagaaaaggaatatagCGC
Proteins encoded in this window:
- the CSTF2 gene encoding cleavage stimulation factor subunit 2 isoform X1, yielding MAGLAVRDPAVDRSLRSVFVGNIPYEATEEQLKDIFSEVGPVVSFRLVYDRETGKPKGYGFCEYQDQETALSAMRNLNGREFSGRALRVDNAASEKNKEELKSLGTGAPIIESPYGDPISPEDAPESISRAVASLPPEQMFELMKQMKLCVQNSPQEARNMLLQNPQLAYALLQAQVVMRIVDPEIALKILHRQANIPSLIQGNPQPSQGPSAPMNQPSTPASQPQPLGGMHVNGAPPLMQPPLPGGVPAPGALPTAGPGPGPLAPGGGMQSKVGMPGGGPVSLDRGQGTLQHSPVGPAGPAPIERVQGTHVAMPDPRAPMQRGPMPAGGPPPRGLLGDAPNDPRGGTLLSVTGEVEPRGYLGPPHQGPPMHHVPGHDSRGPPHEMRGGPLGEPRPLMGEPRGPMLDQRGPPMDGRGGRDPRGLEARAMEARGMDARAMEARGMEARSLESRAMEARGIDTRTMETRGPGPRGPMPGGLQGPGPINMGAGGPQGPRQVPGMQGSGLQGGGQPGGFSPGQNQVTPQDHEKAALIMQVLQLTADQIAMLPPEQRQSILILKEQIQKSTGAP
- the CSTF2 gene encoding cleavage stimulation factor subunit 2 isoform X2; the protein is MAGLAVRDPAVDRSLRSVFVGNIPYEATEEQLKDIFSEVGPVVSFRLVYDRETGKPKGYGFCEYQDQETALSAMRNLNGREFSGRALRVDNAASEKNKEELKSLGTGAPIIESPYGDPISPEDAPESISRAVASLPPEQMFELMKQMKLCVQNSPQEARNMLLQNPQLAYALLQAQVVMRIVDPEIALKILHRQANIPSLIQGNPQPSQGPSAPMNQPSTPASQPQPLGGMHVNGAPPLMQPPLPGGVPAPGALPTAGPGPGPLAPGGGMQSKVGMPGGGPVSLDRGQGTLQHSPVGPAGPAPIERVQVAMPDPRAPMQRGPMPAGGPPPRGLLGDAPNDPRGGTLLSVTGEVEPRGYLGPPHQGPPMHHVPGHDSRGPPHEMRGGPLGEPRPLMGEPRGPMLDQRGPPMDGRGGRDPRGLEARAMEARGMDARAMEARGMEARSLESRAMEARGIDTRTMETRGPGPRGPMPGGLQGPGPINMGAGGPQGPRQVPGMQGSGLQGGGQPGGFSPGQNQVTPQDHEKAALIMQVLQLTADQIAMLPPEQRQSILILKEQIQKSTGAP